In one Anabrus simplex isolate iqAnaSimp1 chromosome 9, ASM4041472v1, whole genome shotgun sequence genomic region, the following are encoded:
- the LOC136880998 gene encoding uncharacterized protein isoform X2 gives MCDSAAAVNKNPKQIRQFIAAIIVNLNSVGYGFALGWAASALLLLQEPDSPIGVTLTSDEASWVVAALFFGGFTATPIFTVLPNIIGRKNAGYITATFMILQLNRRPPRPHGSYEIIQQF, from the exons ATGTGTGACAGTGCAGCAGCAGTAAACAAGAATCCCAAGCAAATACGTCAATTTATCGCCGCCATCATAG TAAATCTGAATTCAGTGGGCTATGGATTTGCTTTAGGATGGGCTGCTAGTGCTCTTCTGCTTCTTCAAGAACCTGATTCTCCCATAGGAGTAACTCTTACGTCAGATGAAGCGTCCTGGGTAGTCGCAGCGCTTTTCTTCGGAGGATTTACAGCGACGCCAATCTTCACTGTACTTCCAAATATAATTGGAAGAAAGAATGCCGGTTACATCACAGCAACATTCATG ATACTTCAACTGAATCGCAGACCTCCCAGACCACACGGCAGTTATGAGATTATACAGCAGTTCTGA
- the LOC136880998 gene encoding facilitated trehalose transporter Tret1 isoform X1, with the protein MCDSAAAVNKNPKQIRQFIAAIIVNLNSVGYGFALGWAASALLLLQEPDSPIGVTLTSDEASWVVAALFFGGFTATPIFTVLPNIIGRKNAGYITATFMVTGWIIIIFANSATHLYIARFMCGFCGGGHLVVSPLYVVEIADTNIRGMLGLLYTVHYNGAIAFAYILGAFISYHNMLYVGVSIPLIFLCLFFWLPETPKYLLRNGRVEEATKSLRWFRGDDHDVKGEIESIMESMKAIETSETGSTAIKDIICSKAALRGFFIMTVLAFNHQLSGISPVLNYTTKIFQEAGGAIPAEYSTIIVGFLQLTGNLAALFLVERAGRKMLLLISDSLMATSLLALGVYFYLKDIDVDVSVIGWVPVLCLSTFVVSLSIGLGPLIYVVLTEIIPSPILWIAQKLCYCILWFMAFIMTKYFYIIVDSLNMYGSFWLFTAFCILPMLVIIFVLPETKNKTLESIQVEMRGVGTTEIAENSPKV; encoded by the exons ATGTGTGACAGTGCAGCAGCAGTAAACAAGAATCCCAAGCAAATACGTCAATTTATCGCCGCCATCATAG TAAATCTGAATTCAGTGGGCTATGGATTTGCTTTAGGATGGGCTGCTAGTGCTCTTCTGCTTCTTCAAGAACCTGATTCTCCCATAGGAGTAACTCTTACGTCAGATGAAGCGTCCTGGGTAGTCGCAGCGCTTTTCTTCGGAGGATTTACAGCGACGCCAATCTTCACTGTACTTCCAAATATAATTGGAAGAAAGAATGCCGGTTACATCACAGCAACATTCATGGTAACTGGCTGGATCATCATCATATTTGCTAACAGTGCTACTCACCTGTATATCGCAAGATTCATGTGTGGATTTTGCGGTGGCGGTCATCTAGTTGTTTCGCCCTTGTATGTGGTGGAAATCGCCGACACGAATATCAGAGGGATGCTCGGATtgctatatactgtacattataatGGAGCTATTGCTTTTGCATATATTCTTGGTGCTTTCATTTCGTATCACAATATGCTGTATGTTGGCGTATCTATACCACTGATATTCTTATGTCTATTTTTCTGGCTCCCTGAAACTCCTAAATACCTCTTACGTAATGGAAGAGTAGAAGAGGCTACAAAGAGCTTGCGTTGGTTTAGGGGAGACGATCATGACGTAAAGGGAGAAATTGAAAGTATCATGGAATCGATGAAAGCAATAGAAACTTCTGAGACAGGCTCTACGGCAATCAAAGATATCATATGTTCCAAAGCTGCACTTCGTGGATTTTTTATTATGACAGTATTGGCATTCAATCACCAGCTAAGTGGAATATCACCCGTTCTTAACTACACTACTAAAATATTCCAGGAAGCGGGAGGCGCAATACCAGCAGAATATTCTACAATAATTGTAGGCTTCTTACAGCTTACTGGAAATCTGGCAGCTCTTTTCCTGGTAGAACGTGCAGGGCGAAAAATGCTATTACTAATCTCCGATTCATTAATGGCGACGTCCCTTCTAGCGCTCGGAGTATATTTTTATCTTAAAGATATAGACGTTGATGTTAGTGTCATAGGATGGGTCCCAGTTCTTTGTTTATCAACTTTCGTTGTCTCTCTCTCGATTGGATTAGGTCCTTTAATATACGTAGTCTTAACGGAGATCATTCCATCACCCATACTGTGGATTGCACAAAAGCTTTGTTACTGTATACTGTGGTTTATGGCCTTTATAATGACAAAGTACTTCTACATAATTGTGGACAGTCTTAATATGTATGGAAGCTTTTGGTTATTCACGGCGTTTTGTATTCTACCTATGCTAGTTATAATTTTTGTACttccagaaacaaaaaacaaaacattgGAGTCCATTCAGGTAGAAATGAGAGGAGTGGGAACAACGGAAATTGCCGAAAATTCGCCCAAAGTGTAA